In the genome of Abyssalbus ytuae, the window CTCTCCTTCAAAAAAATACTTGTCTGTTTTTCGGTTGCAGTACTGTTTTATTGTTTAGTCCTTTGCTATAAAAATTAAAAAAATGAATTTTAAACAATTACACCAACAAGCCTTTCCGTTACTTATTGCTAATGTATGGGATGTTCCCAGCTCAAAAGTAGCCGAAGGTTTAAATTTTGCTGCCGTAGGCACCTCCAGTGCAGCCATTGCTGCTTCATTGGGATATGAAGACGGAGAACATATTCCTTTTTCAAAGGTTGATGATATTGTAAAGCGTATAAAGGCTACTATTCGCCTGCCTTTATCGGTAGACCTGGAAGCGGGTTACGGACAAAAAGCCGATGATATTGTTCAGAATATAAAAAAGCTGCATGCATCAGGTGTATGCGGAATAAATATTGAAGACAGCAAGGTTTCCGCTAAACGACAATTGCAGGATGCCGGCGAATTTGCAGAAAAACTTTTTCAAATAAAAAATCAACTTACAAAAGATAAAATTGATATCTTTTTAAATGTCAGAACCGACACTTTCTTATTAAATATACCGCAGATGGTTGAACAAACCACAGCAAGGATCAAACTGTATGAAAAAGCCGGAGCCGATGGAATTTTTGTGCCAGGCATGGTAAATATCCAATACATAAGCCATATTGTGCAAAGCACAACTTTACCTGTAAATGTAATGTGCTTGCCGGATTTACCGGATTTTGATACCTTGGGGAAAATAGGTGTAAAACGCATAAGCATGGGAAATTTTTTGTTTGAAAAAATGTATAGCGAATACGAAGCACTCCTGAATTCAGTAGCAACAAAAAAATCATTTAAAGAAGTATTTTAAAAATGTTGATTACCGATAAAAATAAAATAGACCTGTATTACCAGGCACTTTTAGACCGGAAAGAAAGTTTTGTGGGTATTTTTTATGTAGGGGTAAAAACAACTTCTGTTTTTTGTATTGCCAGTTGCAGGGCGAGAAAACCAAAAAAAGAAAATATTGAATTTTTTACCACCTTAAAAGATGCTATTGCTCATGGTTACCGGCCCTGTAAGATATGTAAACCAACTGAAACAGTTAATGAAACACCGGCAGTGGTAAAAAAAGCAGTTCACCTGGCCGGAACACAGCAAAAAGTATCCGATTCTATACTTAAGGAACACGGTATTAGCCCTGAAACAGTAAGAAGATGGTTTAAAAAGCACTACGGAATTACTTTCCATACTTATCAGCGAATGAACAGGATTAACAATGCCTTCCGGGAATTGAAAAAAGGAAAAAACGCCACTGCCGCTGCATTTGATTCGGGGTATGAATCCCTGAGCGGATTTGGATACACCTTTAAAAAAATTATGGGGAGTTCTCCCCAAAACAGTACAGGTAAAAATCTTATATTAATAAGCCGTTTTAAAACAGTTTTGGGGCCTATGTTTGTATGTGCAACCGATAAAGGAGTTTGCCTTGTGGAATTTGCAGATAGAAGGATGCTGGAAACCGAATTTCATGATCTGCAAAAGATTTTAAAGGCCACCATAATAACGGGAGAAAACGAGCATATAACACAAGCCCGAAAGGAAATAAACCAATATTTTAACGGCAGCAGGAAAACCTTTGAAGTCTCTTTACACACTCCGGGCACTCCTTTTCAGAACCGGGTGTGGAATTCCCTCCATAGTATCCCTTACGGAAAAACTTCTTCCTACCAACAGCAAGCTGTTAGCCTGGGAAATGAAAAAGCCGTGAGGGCGGTAGCTGCGGCGAATGGTAAAAACCGGATTGCTATTATAATTCCCTGTCACAGGGTAATAGGAAAAAACGGGGAGATGACAGGATATGCGGGAGGCTTGGAGAGAAAAAAATGGTTGCTGGACCATGAACGTAAAAACGGATAGTTTTTTTATAAGTAAAATCTATGATTTAGAATTCATATATTCAGTAGGAGTCATTTTAAATTGTTTTAGGAAGTTTCTGCCAAAACTAGTTTGCGAATTATATCCAATCATCTCCGAAACTTCATAAATTTTATAATCTCCTTTACTAAGTAATTCAGCTGCTTTTTTTAATCTTGAAATATTTATAAGTTCATTAGGACTTAGATTAGACATTTCCTTAATTTTTCTATACAAAGTAGAGCGGCTCATATTCATTATATCACATAAAGTATCAACACCAAAATCTGTATCTGAAAGATGTTCGGAAATGGTATTATCTAGTTTATTTATAAAAGTTTTGTCTGTTTTTGTACTAGCAATGCTTCTAATATGTGCTAAAGGAGAACTAGTGTAGTGCTCCATAATATGTTTTCTGTTGTTAATTAAGTTTGTTATTTGAATTTTTAGAAATTCTATTGAGAATGGTTTTTCTATATATGCTTCGGCACCAGATTCCAGTCCCTCAATTTTTGCATTTAAGTTATTTTTAGCGGTTACCAATATTACAGGAACATGGCTGTATTCTATATTAGTTTTAATATGTTTACATAAAGCAAACCCATCCATGCCAGACATCATTACATCACTAACAATTAACTGAATATTTTCATTTTCTTTTGCCAAAATTTCAATTGCATTTTCAGCACTCGTAACTTTAATTACATGATAGCTTTCCATTAATTCTTTTCCCACAAAATCGAGTAAATCTAAGTTATCCTCAACTAAAAGTATACTCGGTTTATATTCTTCTTTTTCTTCTTCTTCAATATTTTCAGAAGGTTTTATATCACTGTTTTGTACTACGGGTTTATTAAAATTATATAAATCTATTTTTTTGTCTTGGTGTATAGGAAGTTCAAGAACAAATACATTTAAGTTAGCAAAAGAAGTATCTAATTTTAAAGTTCCTTTATGTTGTTCTGTTAATGAGTGTGCTAATGAAAGTCCAATTCCTGTTCCGGATGTATTATTATTCTCGGAAATTCTATAAAAAGGTTCAAATATTCTGTCTTTTAGATGGGAGGGGATAAGGTTGCCATCATTTTTAATGTAGATTTCCAGTGTTTTTTTATTTGAAATAAGGATTACTTCAATTTGTTTTTTTGCATACTTAATAGCGTTATTAAACAAATTGCTTAGTATTTTTTTTACAGCTTCTTCATCAACATAGGCATAGAGATCTGCTTCACCCAGATTGAGTGTGAAATTTATTTCTTTATCGTTAATTGCTTCACTGAATCGACTAAAAGTTTTTCTAATTAAATTAGAAATATTTGTTTTAACAAATGTAAGATTTAGACTTTCCATTTCAGTTTTTCTAAAATCTAATAGTTGGTTAACCAGATCAAGAAGGCGTGAAGTATTCTTTTCCATAATGGAAAGATTTTGAGTAAGTTCAGGATAATGATCAGCCTTTTTTAAAATTTTCTCTAACGGACTTTTTATTAAAGTGAGTGGAGTTTTAATTTCATGAGAAACATTGGTAAAAAATTCTATTTTGGCATGATAAATTTCTTTTTCTTTTTTATCGTTTGCCAATTTAATTTTTTCAATATTTTTTCTTTCGGTTTGAAGATGATAATATCTTAAAATTAAAAAAATTAGGGCACCAATAATTATAAAGTATAAAATATATGCAACCTTACTTCCAAAGAAGGGAGGTTGAACCTCAATTTTAAGCTTTGGTGATTCGTGGCTCCAAACACCATTACTGTTTAATGATTTTACTTTAAAAGTATAATTACCGGGAGCTAATTCAGTAAAAAAGACTCTATTATTGGTTTTTAAGTAGGTCCAGTCTTTATTTAGTCCATCTAACTTATACCAGTATTCTGTAAGTTCTGGAGCAGTAAAACTAAGAGAAGCAAAGTCAATACTAAATGAAGATTGATTATGCTTTAATTTAATTTTATTTAATGTGGTAATTGATTCGTTTAAAGGAGAGTTTTCTTTATTTATGGAGACTTCTTTGTTATTTACTTGTAACCCCGTTAATAATATTGTGGGTTTGTTCGAATTTGTGTTAAATTCTGAAGGATTAAAACTAATCATTCCATCTACGCTTCCAAAATAGATTTCACCATTAGGATCTTTATAGGCCGAGTTATAGTTATATTGATCACTTAATAATCCATTTGATTTTGTGTAAGTTTTAATTTTGTTTAATTCTGGTTGAAATTCTACTAAACCATTTGTAGTTGTAATCCAGAGTTTATTTTCATTGTCTTCCACTATTGCGTAAAATACATTGCTGGGAAAACCTTCTTTAGTTGAATACTTTTTGAAAGTGTTTTTTTCTTTGTTGTATAAGTTTAATCCATTTTCAGTGGCAACCCATATATTGTTTTTACTGTCTTGAAAAATAATATTTATACGATTGTTACTTATGCTATTTAAGTTCTTACTATCATGTTTAAAAAAACCTTTTTTGTTGGTAAAAGGGTTGTAAAAATATAGGCCTTGTGTTGTTCCTGCCCAAAGCGTCCCATCTATATCTTCAAAAAATGAGGTGTAAAAAAAGTTTTCCGGAAAGGCATCAACAATTAAAAAGTTATCTTCTTTTTTGTTGTAAATCTGTATGCCAGATGCTGTTGCCAAATATATTTCACCAGATCTTGTTTGATATATTGCTAATACAAAATTATTGGATAGTGAGCTTTTTTTATCAGTAACATCATAATGTTTTATTATATTACCTGTGTTAATATCCATCACATCTAAACCATGATTGAAATTCCCTATCCATACCTTGTTTTTTACTGGTAAAAGAGCGTGTATATTATAGTGTGATAACTTTTTAGGGCCTCCTGTTGATGTGTAATTTGTAAAAATTCCAGTTTTTAGATTCAGTTTATTTAGTCCGGCATCTTCAGTACCAATCCACAAGTTTCCATATCGATCAGGATGAATTTCTCTAACAGCATTGCCACTAATGGAGTTTTCTCCGGGTTTAGGAAAATATTTTTTAAATTGAGAATATTGTTTGGGAGAATAATTTATTCCTCCAAAATAAGTTCCCGCCCAAACTCCACCTTCTTTATCTATGGTTAAACAATAAACAGCATTATCAGAAATTGCATATGGATTATTATAATTTTTTTTTAAATTTTTTAACTCATGAGTTATTAAGTTGTAAATATATATTCCAGATTCTGTAGCAATCCATAATTCATTTTCATCTTTCTTTATTATATCTCTAACATAAAGAGGCTCTTTAGTTGGAGGTAAAAATTTATATGTTGTTTCACTTTCAATATTATAAGCAATAACTCCATGGTTGTGAGTACCTATTAGTATTGTGTTTTTGTTTAGAAAAAATAGTGTGTTTATTCTAAAAGGTAATTTACCTTCATTAAAATTGATTATATACCTTTTAAAGGAATTATTTTCTTTTGAATATTTAAATAACTCTTGATTAGTGGATGAAACCCAGATATTATTATCGTCACTTTTTAGTAGTTTTTGTGCGTAAAAAAATAAGTCAGGTCTATAATTAATAACCTTTTTTGTTAACGATGAATATTTGTATAAAATATTGCCTGTAATGTACCATAAGTTACCATCTGCATCATTTTCAATATCAGAAATCATAGAATTAGCTGTTTCATCTAATAAATCAAAATTTTCATACTTTTCATTATACTTATATAAACCATTATTAGTGCCAACCCATATGTTATCATTAAACTCATGTAGAGATTCAATATGGTAACCTTTTAAACTTTTGGGGTCATCTGGATTATTTTGAAAAACTTTGAAAGTATAACCATCAAACCTGTTTAAACCATTTTTTGTTCCAAACCATAAGAAACCTTTTTTGTCTTGTATGGTTTTATTTATTGTGTTATGAGATAATCCGTTTTCTACTTTGAAGTGTTTAAAATAGTATTCTTGCCCTTTAATAGAATTTACTAACAATTGGAAAACAAAAAATGTTATTATAGCCTTTTTCAATGTTTAAAAATTTGGTAAAAATATAAGGATTATTCACTGATCAAATTGTCTCATTGTTCTGCAATTTGAGTCAAAACAAACGTAGAAAAAGCTTAAATGTAAACTTTGAACAATATTGGCGAGATAACGGTACAATATTTTATTGAAAGTAGTATTGTTTTTCTTCTATTTGAAATAATTATTAAAAAAGCAATTTACGATGTTTTTATTGAGAATTTATCAATATTAACATATGAATATTGAGATAAAACAAATTAAATAGTTTTTTGACATTAATATAAAGTTAGTAAAATATTCAATTTTGGTTGAATTTTTAAAAAGAAGAGCTGGATTTTGAAATAATAAGCTCTGTAATTCTTTTTGAAGGAGCAAAGTTTTTTTAGGAATAATGAAAAGTAAAATTACTCTATTAATAATCATATTGGGATTATTTTTCTCTTGTAAAAAGAAAAACAAAATAGATGTAATTGCTGAAACTGAAAAAACAGATAAAAATGGAATACTTACTGATGTTGTAATTGGAATAGGTAATATTAAGTCATATAAAGAATCTAAAAAACCATATTTTGGAGCTACTATAGGTAGGGATGGAAATCATATAGCTAAAGGAAAATTCTTTTTAAAAGGTAAAGAATACAACATACCTGTAAATAATAAAGAAAATTCGCTGCATGGTGTTCAAGATGTTGTATGGGATGTAGAACAACCAAATAAAAGTACTATAGCATTTAGCTATTTATCTCCGGATATGGAAGAAGGTTTTCCTGGTAATTTAAACGTAAAAGTAACTTATGATCTAACATAAAATAAATCTATTTTAATGAAGTTTGAAACTCCCCCCAATAAAACTACAGTTGTTAATTTAACAAACCATACTTTTTTTAATTTAAATGGTGAGGGTGGTAGATCTATTTTAGATCATTCACTGCAATTATTTGCTGATAAATTTACCCCATTAGATAAAGGCTTAATCCCTACAGGTGAATTAAAATCTGTAGCTGGAACCCCCTTTGATTTTACAAATCCATATACTATTGGAGAATGCATAGAAGCTAATTATATAAATAGGTTACCAATAAAACTTGGTACAGATCAATCTTTAATAGGGTTAGTTAGAGTAGCTCCCCTTTCTCACGGACAATTACTTAATCGTTTTAGTAAATTAATTAACCATTCATATAAACTTAACTAAAAACTAATCATTAATGAAAGCAACTTTTAATTTGAAAAGCAAGAAATTAATCTAGTATTTCTTTATTAGAAAGAATAAATAATAAGGAAATTAAACCAAACAAAATTAAATTATGAAAAGAATCATAATGAACAGAGGGTTATATCCTGGGGCCAAGGATTCTTCTCTTTACGTTTTTAAAAGAAATTTAAAAACGAAACTATTAATATTTTTACTTCTGGCTTCATTATTTGAAGTTCAATCGAATACAATTGCTAATGGTTTAAAACATGAGTTTAGTGTAACACACACAATAAATGAAAATTTTAATGCTTTTGAAGCAATATCAGAAACTGGATTCTTATCAAATAACAAGTTAAATAGGAGTGAAATTTTAGATGAAGGGGTGAAATTTATACAACAAATACAACAGATAGAAATAAAAGGTCATGTTTCTACTGCTGTAGATAATGCCCCTTTACCTGGTGCGAGTATTATAGAAAAAGGAACGGGTAATGGTGTGGTAACCGATTTTGACGGAAACTTTTCTATAAATGTTACAAGTAAGGATGCTATACTGGTTATTTCCTATTTAGGCTTTATGACAAAAGAAATTTTGCTAAAGGGAGAAACAGAACTTAAAATTGTTTTGGACGAAGAAACGGATAGACTGGAAGAAGTAGTTGTCGTGGGCTTCGGTACACAGAAAAAAATATCATTAACTGGAGCGATTTCTACTATAAATATAGAAGAAATGGAAGAAATGAAATCAAATCCAACCTCTAGTGTATCAAATGCTCTATCTGGAAATGTACCGGGAATCATGGGCATGTTGCAATCAGGCCAACCGGGAAAGAACATTTCTGAATTCTGGATACGGGGAATATCTACTTTTGGAGGAGGTACCAATCCCTTGGTTTTGGTAGATAATATTGAGCGTGACTTAAATGAACTGAATATTGAAGATATTAAATCTATATCAGTATTAAAAGATGCTGCCGAAACAGCTATGTATGGGGCCAGAGGAGCAAATGGTGTGATTCTGATTACTACTAAAAGGGGAAGAGACGGCAAAATAGAAATCAATTTCAAAGATGAATTCATTTACAATACCCGAACAATTACACCTGACTTTGTAGATGGTATAACTTATGCCAATCTGTTAAATGAAGCACGCATTACCCGTAACGAAGCTCCAATTTATCAGCCGGAAGAATTGGAAATTTTACGTTTAGGCCTGGATCCTGATTTATACCCTAATGTAGATTGGAAAGAATTACTACTAAGAGATTCGGCCATGACATACCGTGCTAATTTGAATATGAGGGGTGGTGGGGCAAAGTCTCGGTATTATGTTTCGGGAAGTTATGTAAACGAAGGTGGTATGTATGAAATTGACAAATCGCTTAAAGACGATTATAATACCAATGCAAATTATAAACGTTGGAATTATCGCCTCAATGCAGATTTTAATATCACTAACACAACAGTGGTGAAAATTGGTGTTGCAGGGTCTCTTAGTAAACGCAATAGCCCGGGGCTTGGAGATGATGATTTTTGGGGATCGCTATTTGGCTATTCCCCAATTCGTACTCCTGTCCTTTATTCAAATGGTTATGTGCCTGCAGTTGGAGCAGGAAATCAGACAAATCCTTGGGTGATGGCTACCCAAACG includes:
- a CDS encoding hybrid sensor histidine kinase/response regulator transcription factor, which gives rise to MKKAIITFFVFQLLVNSIKGQEYYFKHFKVENGLSHNTINKTIQDKKGFLWFGTKNGLNRFDGYTFKVFQNNPDDPKSLKGYHIESLHEFNDNIWVGTNNGLYKYNEKYENFDLLDETANSMISDIENDADGNLWYITGNILYKYSSLTKKVINYRPDLFFYAQKLLKSDDNNIWVSSTNQELFKYSKENNSFKRYIINFNEGKLPFRINTLFFLNKNTILIGTHNHGVIAYNIESETTYKFLPPTKEPLYVRDIIKKDENELWIATESGIYIYNLITHELKNLKKNYNNPYAISDNAVYCLTIDKEGGVWAGTYFGGINYSPKQYSQFKKYFPKPGENSISGNAVREIHPDRYGNLWIGTEDAGLNKLNLKTGIFTNYTSTGGPKKLSHYNIHALLPVKNKVWIGNFNHGLDVMDINTGNIIKHYDVTDKKSSLSNNFVLAIYQTRSGEIYLATASGIQIYNKKEDNFLIVDAFPENFFYTSFFEDIDGTLWAGTTQGLYFYNPFTNKKGFFKHDSKNLNSISNNRINIIFQDSKNNIWVATENGLNLYNKEKNTFKKYSTKEGFPSNVFYAIVEDNENKLWITTTNGLVEFQPELNKIKTYTKSNGLLSDQYNYNSAYKDPNGEIYFGSVDGMISFNPSEFNTNSNKPTILLTGLQVNNKEVSINKENSPLNESITTLNKIKLKHNQSSFSIDFASLSFTAPELTEYWYKLDGLNKDWTYLKTNNRVFFTELAPGNYTFKVKSLNSNGVWSHESPKLKIEVQPPFFGSKVAYILYFIIIGALIFLILRYYHLQTERKNIEKIKLANDKKEKEIYHAKIEFFTNVSHEIKTPLTLIKSPLEKILKKADHYPELTQNLSIMEKNTSRLLDLVNQLLDFRKTEMESLNLTFVKTNISNLIRKTFSRFSEAINDKEINFTLNLGEADLYAYVDEEAVKKILSNLFNNAIKYAKKQIEVILISNKKTLEIYIKNDGNLIPSHLKDRIFEPFYRISENNNTSGTGIGLSLAHSLTEQHKGTLKLDTSFANLNVFVLELPIHQDKKIDLYNFNKPVVQNSDIKPSENIEEEEKEEYKPSILLVEDNLDLLDFVGKELMESYHVIKVTSAENAIEILAKENENIQLIVSDVMMSGMDGFALCKHIKTNIEYSHVPVILVTAKNNLNAKIEGLESGAEAYIEKPFSIEFLKIQITNLINNRKHIMEHYTSSPLAHIRSIASTKTDKTFINKLDNTISEHLSDTDFGVDTLCDIMNMSRSTLYRKIKEMSNLSPNELINISRLKKAAELLSKGDYKIYEVSEMIGYNSQTSFGRNFLKQFKMTPTEYMNSKS
- a CDS encoding isocitrate lyase/PEP mutase family protein, giving the protein MNFKQLHQQAFPLLIANVWDVPSSKVAEGLNFAAVGTSSAAIAASLGYEDGEHIPFSKVDDIVKRIKATIRLPLSVDLEAGYGQKADDIVQNIKKLHASGVCGINIEDSKVSAKRQLQDAGEFAEKLFQIKNQLTKDKIDIFLNVRTDTFLLNIPQMVEQTTARIKLYEKAGADGIFVPGMVNIQYISHIVQSTTLPVNVMCLPDLPDFDTLGKIGVKRISMGNFLFEKMYSEYEALLNSVATKKSFKEVF
- a CDS encoding bifunctional transcriptional activator/DNA repair enzyme AdaA; this encodes MLITDKNKIDLYYQALLDRKESFVGIFYVGVKTTSVFCIASCRARKPKKENIEFFTTLKDAIAHGYRPCKICKPTETVNETPAVVKKAVHLAGTQQKVSDSILKEHGISPETVRRWFKKHYGITFHTYQRMNRINNAFRELKKGKNATAAAFDSGYESLSGFGYTFKKIMGSSPQNSTGKNLILISRFKTVLGPMFVCATDKGVCLVEFADRRMLETEFHDLQKILKATIITGENEHITQARKEINQYFNGSRKTFEVSLHTPGTPFQNRVWNSLHSIPYGKTSSYQQQAVSLGNEKAVRAVAAANGKNRIAIIIPCHRVIGKNGEMTGYAGGLERKKWLLDHERKNG